The following coding sequences are from one Salvia hispanica cultivar TCC Black 2014 chromosome 3, UniMelb_Shisp_WGS_1.0, whole genome shotgun sequence window:
- the LOC125216049 gene encoding gibberellin 3-beta-dioxygenase 1-like, with protein sequence MTTSLSNAYKDTNIHLNDIIPLDFGSILQLPESHVWTDDDDSGNDHRTWLTRQPRAEPASPPVIDLRAPDAVGLVGDACRRWGVFQVTNHEVPRDLVEDVEAHAQRLFELPTYQKLKALRAQNGVTGYGVARISPFFPKSMWHEGFTIMGSAMEHAKLLWPHQYEEFCDAMDKYQKKMKSLAYNILLIMLKALGVDEEDHEKLSSSFLYQSDGALQLNSYPSCPNPSQAIGLAPHTDSLLLTILHQNDTNGLQIMQEGVGWVPIRPTPGALVVNIGDLMHILSNATFNNMYHRVVPNETSHRFTMAYFYGPPADSVLAPLPKLPGPSWFRAVTVKEYIGLKNKHLEKALSFIQT encoded by the exons ATGACCACATCTCTCTCAAACGCCTACAAAGACACCAACATCCATCTCAATGACATAATCCCACTCGATTTCGGGTCAATCCTGCAACTTCCTGAGTCCCACGTCTGGACAGACGATGACGACTCAGGTAATGACCATCGCACGTGGCTGACGCGCCAGCCACGTGCGGAACCAGCATCCCCTCCGGTCATCGACCTGCGGGCCCCAGACGCAGTGGGGCTCGTGGGAGATGCGTGCCGGAGGTGGGGGGTGTTCCAGGTGACGAACCACGAGGTCCCGCGGGACCTCGTGGAGGACGTCGAGGCGCATGCCCAGAGGCTCTTCGAGCTTCCGACCTACCAGAAGCTGAAGGCGCTCCGGGCCCAGAACGGGGTGACCGGGTACGGTGTCGCCCGGATTTCTCCTTTCTTCCCAAAATCAATGTGGCATGAAGGCTTTACTATTATGGGGTCAGCCATGGAGCATGCCAAGCTGCTTTGGCCCCATCAATATGAAGAGTTTTG TGATGCAATGGACAAGTAccagaagaagatgaaatcaCTAGCCTACAACATCTTGCTCATCATGCTCAAGGCATTGGGAGTGGACGAAGAAGATCATGAAAAACTTTCATCGTCATTTCTCTATCAATCAGATGGTGCATTGCAACTCAATTCGTACCCTAGTTGCCCAAACCCTAGCCAGGCGATCGGCCTAGCACCACACACCGATTCATTACTACTAACTATCTTGCATCAGAACGACACCAATGGCCTCCAAATCATGCAAGAGGGGGTCGGATGGGTTCCAATCCGACCAACCCCAGGAGCCCTAGTCGTCAACATTGGTGACCTCATGCACATTTTGTCCAACGCGACTTTCAACAATATGTACCATCGTGTTGTCCCAAATGAGACGAGCCATAGATTTACCATGGCATACTTCTATGGCCCTCCGGCTGATTCTGTGCTGGCCCCGCTGCCTAAGCTACCCGGGCCATCCTGGTTCCGAGCCGTCACGGTTAAGGAGTACATTGGCCTCAAGAACAAGCATCTTGAAAAAGCTCTTTCTTTTATTCAAACttga
- the LOC125212333 gene encoding coiled-coil domain-containing protein 93, translating to MEKDEEEDVMEEVRILREKIDKECPNSIGWRLISLLGSMKELEKQELDFQSQCSSDCSRLQKEVDELDKMLNSGANYEHSDAFHHSFQDSSERLESVKKELATKLRAIVSLKRQLDEVPSQAELIQYELRLSELNTQIQKTLRQTRKHYDTYNALLEIKDLMLKETSLLNSINLQFQNAITSADGRIKLTNSLEGILNGTQQKLEKVQLTHELEQKSCNSIKEKYTAAISEQRRSSSLVKLFQEECARNERLRSQMHEHRIS from the exons ATGGAAAAAGACGAG GAGGAGGATGTTATGGAGGAAGTGCGAATTCTACGCGAAAAAATCGATAAAGAGTGCCCTAATTCAATTGGATGGAGACTGATTTCACTTTTGGGGTCTATGAAG GAGCTTGAGAAACAAGAATTAGATTTCCAGTCCCAATGCAGTTCAGACTGCTCAAGATTGCAGAAGGAGGTTGATGAACTTGATAAGATGTTGAATAGTGGTGCAAATTATGAACATTCTGATGCATTTCACCATTCTTTTCAAGACTCCAGTGAGAGACTTGAGTCGGTAAAGAAG GAACTCGCCACAAAACTAAGAGCGATTGTGTCACTAAAGAGGCAGCTTGATGAAGTACCATCACAGGCTGAACTAATACA GTACGAACTTCGACTTTCTGAACTCAACACTCAAATTCAG AAAACGCTCCGACAAACACGGAAGCACTATGATACATATAATGCTTTATTGGAGATTAAAGATTTGATGCTCAAAGAAACATCCTTGttgaattcaattaatttgcaG TTCCAAAATGCTATTACTAGTGCTGATGGAAGGATAAAACTCACGAACTCCCTGGAAGGAATTTTAAACGGGACTCAACAG AAACTTGAGAAGGTGCAATTGACACATGAATTAGAACAAAAGTCTTGCAATTCTATTAAAGAAAAGTACACCGCTGCAATTTCAGAGCAAAGACGGAGCTCTTCTCTCGTGAAGCTTTTCCAG GAAGAATGCGCAAGGAACGAAAGGCTTCGATCTCAAATGCATGAACACAGGATATCATAA
- the LOC125213764 gene encoding transcriptional corepressor LEUNIG — protein sequence MSQTNWEADKMLDVYIHDYLVKRDLKKTAQSFQTEGKVSSDPVAIDAPGGFLFEWWSVFWDIFIARTNEKHSEVAASYIETQSMKVREQQQQQQPPQSQHQHQQQQQLQMQQLLLQRQAQQQQQQHQQQQQQQQQQQQHQQQQHQQQQQQQQQQQQQQQQQQQQQQQAHQQQQQQQQRREGGHLLNGSTNGIVGNDPLMRQNPGTANALATKMYEDKLKLPVQRDSLDDAALKQRFGDNVGQLLDPNHASILKSAAGAGQPSGQMLHSSAGGVSPQVQARSQQFPGSAPEIKTEMNPMLNQRGAGSEGSLIGIPGSNQGGNNLTLKGWPLTGLDQLRSGLLQQPKSFMPGPQPFHQLQMLTPQHQQQLMLAQQTLTSPSANDVESRRLRMLLNNRSMSMGKDALSNSVGDVVPNIGSPLQAAVLPRTDPEILMKMKIAQMQQQQQQQSNNQTLQQQHPQHSLSGQQPQSSNHNLQQDKIMGGGSVTGDGSMSNSFRGNDQASKNQTGRKRKQPVSSSGPANSSGTANTAGPSPSSAPSTPSTHTPGDVMSMPNMPHNGSSSKPMMMFGSDNTGTLTSPSNQLWDDKDLGQADMDRFVDDVEDNVESFLSHDDADPRDAVGRGMDVGKGFTFAEVSSVRASTSKVVCCHFSSDGKLLASGGHDKKAVLWFTDTLKPKTTLEEHTSLITDVRFSPSMARLATSSFDKTVRVWDVENPSYSLRTFTGHSSGVMSLDFHPNKEDLICSCDGDGEIRYWSINNGSCARVFKGGTSQVRFQPRLGRYLAAAAENVVSILDAETQACRHSLKGHTKPIHSVCWDPSGELLASVSEDSVRVWSMRSGKEGECAHELSCNGNKFHSCVFHPTYSSLLVIGCYQSLELWNMTENKTMTLSAHDGLIASLAVSSVAGVVASASHDKIVKLWK from the exons ATGTCTCAAACCAACTGGGAAGctgataaaat GTTGGATGTCTATATTCACGATTATTTAGTGAAGAGGGATTTGAAGAAGACTGCTCAGTCTTTCCAAACCGAAGGAAAAGTATCATCCGATCCTGTTG CTATCGATGCTCCTGGTGGTTTTCTCTTCGAGTGGTGGTCTGTcttttgggatatttttattgcCAGGACAAATGAGAAGCATTCTGAGGTTGCTGCATCTTATATCGAG ACTCAGTCAATGAAGGTGAGGGagcaacagcagcagcagcagccacCGCAGTCGCAACACCAACATCAACAACAGCAGCAACTGCAGATGCAGCAGCTTTTATTGCAGAGGCAGGCTCAGCAACAGCAACAACAACATCAGCAACAACAGCAACAACAACAGCAGCAACAGCAACATCAGCAACAGCAACATCAACaacaacagcagcagcagcaacaacaacaacagcagcaacagcagcagcaacaacaACAGCAGCAGGCAcatcagcagcagcagcagcagcagcaacggCGTGAGGGTGGCCACCTTTTGAATGGTTCGACTAATGGGATTGTTGGAAACGATCCTCTAATGAGGCAAAATCCTGGCACTGCCAATGCTTTGGCAACAAAGATGTACGAAGATAAATTAAAGCTCCCTGTTCAGAGGGATTCCTTGGACGATGCAGCCTTAAAG CAAAGATTTGGGGATAATGTAGGCCAGCTTTTGGATCCTAACCATGCTTCGATCTTGAAGTCAGCTGCAGGAGCTGGCCAGCCGTCTGG GCAAATGCTGCACAGTTCTGCAGGTGGAGTATCTCCGCAAGTGCAAGCAAGAAGCCAGCAATTTCCTGGGTCTGCACCG GAAATCAAAACTGAAATGAATCCTATGCTCAATCAAAGAGGTGCTGGCTCTGAAGGCTCACTGATTGGAATCCCTG GGTCAAATCAAGGTGGTAACAATTTGACGTTGAAAGGATGGCCTTTAACT GGTCTTGATCAACTTCGTTCTGGTCTTCTCCAGCAGCCAAAGTCGTTTATGCCGGGTCCTCAACCCTTTCATCAACTACAGATGCTGACACCTCAGCACCAGCAGCAGCTTATGCTTGCACAGCAGACTCTGACTTCACCATCCGCCAATGATGTAGAGAGCAGAAGGCTGAGGATGCTACTGAATAACCGAAGTATGTCTATGGGGAAAGATGCGCTCTCTAATTCAGTCGGAGATGTAGTTCCTAATATTGGATCCCCACTGCAAGCTGCGGTTTTGCCTCGCACAGACCCGgagattttgatgaag ATGAAGATTGCACAAATGCAACAACAGCAACAGCAGCAAAGCAATAACCAAACGCTACAACAGCAACATCCACAGCACAGTCTCTCGGGTCAGCAACCTCAGAGTTCTAATCACAATCTCCAGCAAGACAAAATTATGGGTGGCGGAAGTGTTACGGGTGATGGTAGCATGTCGAATTCATTCAGAGGGAATGATCAG GCTTCTAAAAACCAGACTGGAAGAAAACGAAAGCAGCCTGTGTCGTCTTCTGGACCTGCTAATAGCTCAGGAACTGCAAACACGGCTGGTCCTTCTCCTAGTTCAGCTCCGTCGACGCCCTCTACTCATACACCTGGGGATGTGATGTCAATGCCTAATATGCCACACAACGGTAGTTCTTCGAAGCCTATGATGATGTTTGGATCTGATAACACTGGTACCCTAACATCACCATCGAACCAGTTG TGGGACGATAAAGATCTCGGGCAAGCTGACATGGATCGTTTCGTGGATGATGTTGAAGACAATGTAGAGTCTTTTTTATCCCATGACGATGCCGACCCACGAGATGCAGTTGGCCGTGGTATGGATGTTGGCAAAG GATTTACATTTGCTGAGGTCAGCTCTGTTCGTGCTAGTACAAGTAAAGTCGTGTGTTGCCACTTCTCATCAGACGGGAAGTTACTTGCCAGTGGTGGTCATGATAAGAAG GCTGTTTTATGGTTCACGGACACTTTGAAGCCAAAAACTACACTCGAGGAACACACTTCGCTTATTACTGATGTGCGCTTCAGCCCTAGCATGGCCCGCCTCGCCACATCATCATTCGACAAGACTGTCCGTGTCTGGGATGTGGAAAAT CCTTCGTACTCTCTTCGGACCTTTACAGGGCATTCATCTGGTGTAATGTCATTGGACTTCCACCCGAACAAAGAAGATCTCATATGCTCCTGCGATGGTGATGGCGAAATAAGATACTGGAGTATCAATAATGGTAGCTGTGCACGAGTTTTCAAG GGTGGAACTTCCCAAGTAAGATTCCAGCCCCGACTTGGACGGTATCTTGCAGCCGCCGCTGAAAATGTCGTGTCAATACTGGATGCAGAGACACAGGCCTGCCGGCATTCATTGAAG GGCCACACGAAACCTATCCATTCAGTCTGCTGGGACCCATCAGGAGAACTCCTGGCATCCGTAAGTGAGGATTCCGTGAGGGTCTGGTCGATGAGATCCGGGAAAGAAGGGGAGTGTGCGCACGAGCTTAGCTGCAACGGCAACAAGTTCCACTCTTGCGTTTTCCATCCCACCTACTCCTCGTTGCTCGTCATTGGCTGTTATCAG TCTCTAGAGCTATGGAACATGACTGAGAACAAGACGATGACCCTCTCCGCCCACGATGGGTTGATCGCGTCGTTGGCCGTCTCCTCGGTGGCAGGCGTGGTTGCATCGGCCAGCCACGACAAGATTGTGAAGCTGTGGAAGTGA
- the LOC125214754 gene encoding auxin efflux carrier component 7-like → MITWHDLYVVLTAVIPLYVAMILAYGSVRWWKIFTPDQCSGINRFVAIFAVPLLSFHFISKNDIYTMNFRFIAADTLQKIVMLVVLSLWANLTSNGSLEWSITIFSLSTLPNTLVMGIPLLIAMYGEYAGDLMVQVVVLQCIIWYTLLLFLFEYRGAKMLIMEQFPETAASIVSFKVESDVVSLDGQDFLETDAEIGGDGKLHVRVRKSSASRRSFSGITPRPSNLTGAEIYSLSSSRNPTPRTSNFNHSDFYSMMGFGGRLSNFGNSDTGRLSNFNVGDMCSVQSSRGPTPRPSNFEENCAPGGLMTSPRFGYYPPQPAVPTSYPAPNPEIASAMPKSAKSHHQPLNNKANNHDAKELHMFVWSSSASPVSEVGGGGGLHVFGGNDFGASEQSGRSDQGAKEIRLLVTDNPQNGETKAVPQGGEFVGEDFSFGRGERDHGDDHHHVMREKDVPHRLSKLGSSSTTELDPKAAAAGAAATNKHMPPASVMTRLILIMVWRKLIRNPNTYSSLIGLIWSLVAYRWDVHMPKIVEGSIAILSDAGLGMAMFSLGLFMALQPKIIACGNSVATFAMAVRFLTGPAVMAAASIAVGLRGSLLHVAIVQAALPQGIVPFVFAKEYNVHPAILSTAVIFGMLIALPITLVYYILLGL, encoded by the exons atgattaCATGGCACGATCTCTACGTTGTGCTAACGGCGGTGATTCCGCTCTACGTGGCGATGATCCTCGCCTACGGCAGCGTGCGGTGGTGGAAGATCTTCACGCCGGATCAGTGCTCCGGAATCAACCGATTCGTCGCAATCTTCGCGGTTCCGCTGCTGTCGTTCCATTTCATCTCTAAAAACGATATCTACACGATGAATTTCCGATTCATCGCGGCGGATACGCTGCAGAAGATCGTGATGCTGGTGGTGCTGTCGCTGTGGGCGAATCTCACCAGCAACGGCAGCCTGGAGTGGTCGATAACGATTTTTTCGCTCTCCACGCTTCCGAACACGCTGGTGATGGGGATTCCGCTGCTGATCGCGATGTACGGCGAGTACGCTGGGGATTTGATGGTGCAGGTGGTCGTGCTGCAGTGCATCATCTGGTACAcgctcctcctcttcctcttcgaGTACCGCGGCGCGAAGATGCTGATTATGGAGCAGTTTCCGGAGACTGCGGCGTCGATTGTCTCCTTCAAGGTGGAATCCGACGTCGTCTCTCTCGACGGGCAGGATTTCCTCGAGACCGACGCGGAGATCGGCGGCGACGGGAAGCTGCACGTCAGGGTGAGGAAATCCAGCGCGTCGCGGCGGTCGTTCTCCGGCATTACGCCGCGGCCGTCGAATCTGACCGGCGCGGAGATTTACAGCTTGAGCTCGTCGCGGAATCCGACGCCGAGGACCTCCAATTTCAACCACTCCGATTTCTACTCGATGATGGGGTTCGGAGGGAGATTGTCGAATTTCGGCAACTCCGACACCGGAAGGCTGTCGAATTTCAATGTCGGTGATATGTGCTCGGTGCAGTCGTCGAGAGGGCCGACGCCGCGCCCCTCCAATTTCGAAGAGAATTGCGCGCCGGGAGGGCTGATGACTTCTCCTAGATTCGGATACTATCCGCCGCAGCCCGCGGTTCCAACTTCTTACCCTGCTCCCAATCCCGAAATCGCCTCCGCCATGCCTAAATCCGCGAAATCTCACCACCAACCACTCAATAACAAGGCTAACAATCACGACGCGAAAGAGCTTCATATGTTCGTATGGAGCTCGAGCGCGTCGCCGGTGTCCGAggtcggcggcggcggcggcctcCACGTCTTCGGCGGGAACGATTTCGGCGCTTCCGAGCAATCCGGGAGGTCGGATCAAGGCGCGAAGGAAATCAGGCTATTGGTCACCGATAATCCCCAAAATGGGGAGACCAAAG CCGTTCCGCAAGGTGGGGAGTTCGTTGGGGAAGACTTCAGCTTCGGGCGAGGAGAGAGAGATCACGGAGATGATCATCATCATGTGATGAGAGAAAAAGACGTTCCCCACAGGCTGTCGAAGCTGGGGTCCAGCTCCACCACCGAGCTCGACCCCAAGGCCGCCGCTGCAGGCGCCGCCGCCACCAACAAACACATGCCGCCCGCTAGCGTGATGACACGTCTCATCTTGATTATGGTCTGGCGCAAGCTCATCAGAAACCCCAACACCTACTCCAGCCTCATTGGCCTCATTTGGTCTTTGGTCGCTTACAG GTGGGATGTGCACATGCCTAAAATCGTGGAAGGGTCGATCGCCATCCTCTCTGACGCCGGCCTCGGCATGGCCATGTTCAGCTTAG GTCTGTTCATGGCCCTTCAGCCTAAGATAATCGCCTGCGGTAACTCGGTGGCGACCTTCGCCATGGCCGTGCGGTTTCTGACCGGCCCCGCCGTCATGGCCGCAGCCTCCATCGCCGTCGGCCTCCGCGGCAGCCTTCTCCACGTCGCGATTGTGCAG GCTGCGCTTCCACAAGGAATAGTTCCGTTTGTTTTTGCCAAAGAGTACAATGTTCATCCAGCAATTCTCAGCACTGC GGTCATTTTCGGAATGCTGATCGCCCTCCCAATCACTCTGGTCTACTATATTCTCCTAGGACTATAA